One Novosphingobium sp. 9U genomic window, TCACTGCTCGACCCGGCGGGCTCGCCCGAGGACTGGCTCAGCGCGCTCGAAGACGTGGTCCGCCAGGAGATCGCCCAGCACAAGGGCACGGGGCCCGATCCTATCACCGCTCGGTTCGAGGAGATCGCCTTCGCGGATCCAGTCATGTCCATTGCCCAGGCCGCGCGCGAAATCGACGTCGACCGTCGGCGGCTAGAGCGCCTTGTTGTGCGCGATTTCGGCATGCCGCCCAAGCAAGTGCTCAAGCGCGCCCGTGCGCTCGACATGGCCAGTCACTTGCGCGGCGTTGCCGATGGCGACGAGGGCGAGGCGCTAGCGCTGCGGTACTACGACGAGAGCCATCTCATCCGCGAATTCGTCGAGCTGTTCGGCATGTCGCCGCGCCAGTTCACCGCGCAGCCGCTGCCCCTGCTGACGCTGACGCTGGAGGCTCGCCAGGCGCGCCGGCTCGAGATGATGAAGCGGCTGATCCCCGGCGACAGGCGCCCTTGGGAATAGGGGCAGCGCCGCCGGATCAGTCGAACAGGCTAGAGACCGAGCTTTCATCGGCGATGCGGCGGATCGCCTCGCCCAGCAGCGGCGCGATCGTCAGCGCGCGGACGCGGTCCGATTCTTTGGTGGCATCGGTCGCCAGGATCGAATCGGTGATCACCAGCTCGGTCAGCGCCGAGTTGTTCACGCGGGCAACCGCTCCGCCCGACAGCACGCCGTGGGTGATGTAGGCGGTGACGCTCTTGGCGCCGGCGTCGAGCAGCGCTTGCGCGGCGTTGCAGAGGGTGCCGCCCGAATCGATGATGTCGTCGATCAGGATGCAGCAGCGGCCCTTCACGTCGCCGATGATGTTCATGACTTCGGACTGGCCGGGCTTGTCGCGGCGCTTGTCGACGATCGCCAGCGGCGCGTTATCGAGCCGCTTGGCCAGCGCGCGGGCGCGGACCACGCCGCCGACGTCGGGGGAGACGACCATCAGGTCCTGCTCGCCATAGCGCGCTTGGATGTCGGCACTCATCACCGGGGCGGCGAACAGGTTATCGGTCGGGATATCGAAGAAACCCTGGATCTGCCCGGCGTGCAAGTCGACCGAGAGCACGCGGTCGGCGC contains:
- a CDS encoding helix-turn-helix domain-containing protein produces the protein MTRSSRPAVDPRIVPAFGVTRDGQPLSYNRAPAPDLSGWIARLSVAKLQMLPGHTLSCGLFADTAGIRIQLAGAFEVGTRDGVQDHTRGALFCGPQSRLMPVRVRGDFTSIGISLRPSACNALMGPVLPEYVDRVVPTRRWSPEYLLSLLDPAGSPEDWLSALEDVVRQEIAQHKGTGPDPITARFEEIAFADPVMSIAQAAREIDVDRRRLERLVVRDFGMPPKQVLKRARALDMASHLRGVADGDEGEALALRYYDESHLIREFVELFGMSPRQFTAQPLPLLTLTLEARQARRLEMMKRLIPGDRRPWE
- a CDS encoding ribose-phosphate pyrophosphokinase — protein: MKIMSGNSNLPLARAVAAYLELPLTDASVRRFADEEVFVEIHENVRGEDVFVVQPTSFPANDNLMELLICIDALRRASAKRITAVVPYFGYARQDRKPGPRTPISAKLVANLITQAGADRVLSVDLHAGQIQGFFDIPTDNLFAAPVMSADIQARYGEQDLMVVSPDVGGVVRARALAKRLDNAPLAIVDKRRDKPGQSEVMNIIGDVKGRCCILIDDIIDSGGTLCNAAQALLDAGAKSVTAYITHGVLSGGAVARVNNSALTELVITDSILATDATKESDRVRALTIAPLLGEAIRRIADESSVSSLFD